From Sulfuracidifex tepidarius, one genomic window encodes:
- a CDS encoding RNA-guided endonuclease InsQ/TnpB family protein — translation MEIEFVGRLKWYGKQGRLEIIYDETTNHWYAHIPVEVGVEETKTGKKSKYIVHGERKSIQIETPKGNKIASIDLGINVLASVVVNDGTWLLYKGVRAKEDYFYLQRKIADAQSLADKTKNIGEYEAYEELVRGKRRLFKKLYNRLLHLYRNLASHLVKKLHVLGVSTIYLGYPFNIAQDKGNKFTVNMWSYRKLMEAIELKAQEYGMKVYEVVEYNTSRLCAYHNVEVKRHPRGVVSCPLGHKLHSDLNGALNILKKAIDKVVLTVKKPLSFLVFHNGVAPVKGCNP, via the coding sequence ATGGAGATAGAGTTTGTAGGTAGGTTAAAGTGGTACGGTAAACAAGGTAGGTTAGAGATCATCTATGATGAAACTACGAATCACTGGTATGCCCACATACCAGTTGAAGTTGGGGTTGAAGAAACAAAGACTGGTAAGAAGAGCAAGTATATTGTTCACGGTGAAAGAAAGTCAATCCAGATTGAAACACCGAAAGGAAATAAGATAGCCTCCATAGACTTAGGCATCAATGTATTAGCAAGTGTTGTCGTGAACGACGGAACGTGGTTACTCTACAAGGGTGTTAGGGCTAAGGAGGACTACTTCTACTTACAAAGGAAGATCGCCGACGCACAATCGTTAGCGGACAAAACTAAAAACATTGGTGAATACGAAGCTTATGAGGAGTTAGTAAGAGGGAAGAGGAGGTTGTTTAAGAAGCTATACAATCGTTTGCTTCACTTATATAGAAACCTTGCGTCACATTTGGTTAAGAAATTGCACGTTCTAGGTGTATCTACAATCTACTTGGGTTACCCCTTCAACATTGCACAAGACAAGGGCAACAAGTTCACAGTGAACATGTGGTCTTACCGCAAGTTAATGGAAGCTATTGAATTAAAGGCTCAAGAATACGGTATGAAAGTGTATGAAGTTGTTGAATACAATACTTCAAGGCTATGTGCTTACCATAACGTGGAAGTGAAGAGACACCCTAGGGGAGTAGTAAGCTGTCCTTTAGGTCATAAATTGCACAGCGACTTGAACGGTGCTTTAAACATTCTTAAGAAAGCGATAGACAAAGTAGTGTTAACAGTTAAAAAACCGTTGTCTTTCCTAGTATTTCATAACGGAGTAGCACCCGTAAAGGGGTGTAACCCTTGA
- a CDS encoding amidohydrolase family protein produces the protein MPSFLSLVSSLGLRWFPIFPRWFPTSVITPHLTFQFKEKLVPRPGFEPGSRARKVYASGAFSQGGKVKVALTIDDLKAIVDEAHSAGLRVASHAYGEEAIANSIDAGVDTLEHGLGLNEELAKEIKRKGICYVPTLATYEVNPKISKLREEIREKREELISTHFTEDMRIAVSLGLKIVAGTDFVGSSDRPHGMNYKEIVLLSKYMGFSGSLSASTSSASECLGIRAGKIEEGYPADITVFGEVKTAEDLNPFNVKYTIKGGVVYNAGSLRDTFWGTIKRS, from the coding sequence TTGCCCTCTTTTTTATCATTAGTTTCCAGTTTGGGTTTAAGATGGTTTCCGATTTTTCCTAGATGGTTTCCGACCTCAGTCATAACCCCTCATCTGACCTTTCAATTTAAGGAAAAATTAGTGCCGCGGCCGGGATTTGAACCCGGGTCACGGGCTCGAAAGGTCTACGCTTCAGGGGCTTTCTCCCAAGGAGGGAAAGTTAAGGTAGCCCTAACCATAGACGACCTCAAGGCAATAGTTGACGAAGCCCACAGCGCAGGCCTCAGGGTCGCGTCCCACGCGTACGGTGAGGAAGCAATAGCCAACAGTATTGACGCAGGGGTCGACACTCTGGAACACGGCTTAGGTCTGAACGAGGAACTAGCCAAGGAGATCAAGAGGAAGGGCATATGTTACGTGCCGACCTTAGCTACTTACGAAGTCAACCCTAAGATATCCAAGTTAAGAGAAGAAATAAGGGAGAAAAGGGAGGAGTTAATAAGTACTCACTTCACAGAGGACATGAGAATCGCAGTTTCATTGGGGTTAAAGATTGTTGCAGGGACGGACTTCGTTGGTTCCTCAGATAGACCTCACGGTATGAACTACAAGGAGATCGTGCTCCTCAGCAAATACATGGGATTTAGCGGGTCTCTATCGGCTTCAACATCCTCCGCTTCAGAGTGCCTGGGTATCAGGGCGGGTAAAATCGAGGAAGGTTACCCCGCAGACATAACGGTCTTTGGTGAAGTTAAGACTGCCGAAGACTTGAACCCTTTTAACGTGAAGTACACCATTAAAGGAGGAGTAGTATATAATGCAGGATCCCTCAGGGACACGTTCTGGGGTACGATAAAGAGGTCATGA
- the cynS gene encoding cyanase has translation MLDKSKARDLMLQRKREKKLTWEEISKHIGRSPVYTSMLLYGYGQATEEEAEGLVKILELPPEYKEVLMDVPMRTPSQPWPPTDPFVYRLYEAVLLYGPAIKDVAHEMFGDGIMSMIDVMIDVDKVKDEKGNERMLLKFNGKWLKYSRW, from the coding sequence ATGCTAGATAAATCTAAAGCTAGAGATCTCATGCTCCAGAGAAAGAGGGAAAAGAAGCTAACATGGGAGGAAATATCAAAGCACATAGGAAGAAGCCCAGTTTATACATCCATGTTGCTTTACGGCTATGGCCAAGCAACTGAGGAGGAAGCTGAGGGTTTGGTGAAGATATTGGAATTACCTCCAGAATACAAGGAGGTCTTGATGGATGTACCTATGAGGACTCCCTCTCAACCCTGGCCTCCCACAGATCCCTTTGTATACAGACTTTATGAGGCAGTTCTCCTTTACGGACCCGCAATAAAGGACGTAGCCCATGAGATGTTTGGAGACGGGATAATGAGCATGATAGATGTGATGATAGATGTAGACAAGGTCAAGGATGAGAAAGGGAACGAAAGGATGTTGCTTAAGTTCAATGGAAAATGGTTAAAGTATAGTAGATGGTAA
- the speB gene encoding agmatinase, whose amino-acid sequence MRQIDALESPRFTQITTFGRLPECKEGEEVKAFFLGIPFDDATSFRPGARFGPRAIREASRMLRPYNRFQDTYPFDILNMCDHGDVNVVPGSTEDTMMKVEEWLDNVKDYEAPFIAGGDHSITLPVLMSLSKAGKVNLIHFDSHFDTWDSYWGKRFTHGTWLRRAIEMGLVGEVYQVGIRSPLYSKNDIKEVEDLGINVVYVEQVKENMNDVISKLNSIKGKVYISLDIDVVDPAFAPGTGTPEVGGLTSYEMLKIMRSLNVDLVGMDVVEVSPPYDVSEVTSLLASYLLYEGASVKARETGNEELLENETKKELT is encoded by the coding sequence ATGCGTCAAATAGATGCTTTGGAGTCGCCGAGGTTTACTCAAATAACCACCTTTGGTAGGCTCCCGGAGTGTAAAGAGGGAGAGGAAGTCAAGGCTTTTTTCCTTGGAATACCTTTCGATGATGCCACTTCCTTTAGGCCAGGTGCTAGGTTCGGCCCTAGGGCTATAAGGGAAGCCTCCAGGATGCTTAGACCTTACAATCGTTTTCAGGATACATATCCTTTCGATATTCTCAACATGTGTGACCATGGAGACGTAAATGTTGTACCAGGTTCAACTGAGGATACAATGATGAAAGTAGAGGAATGGTTAGACAACGTAAAGGACTATGAAGCACCTTTCATAGCAGGAGGGGATCACTCTATAACACTTCCAGTACTCATGTCGCTCTCCAAGGCAGGCAAGGTCAACTTAATACATTTCGACTCTCATTTCGACACTTGGGATTCGTATTGGGGGAAGAGGTTTACCCACGGAACTTGGTTGAGGAGAGCGATAGAGATGGGCTTGGTAGGGGAGGTTTATCAAGTAGGAATAAGGTCTCCCCTTTACTCTAAAAATGATATCAAAGAAGTAGAAGACCTAGGAATTAACGTTGTTTACGTAGAGCAGGTGAAGGAGAACATGAACGACGTAATTTCTAAGCTGAACTCAATCAAAGGGAAGGTCTATATTTCTCTAGACATAGATGTAGTTGACCCAGCGTTTGCTCCAGGGACTGGTACACCCGAGGTGGGAGGTCTTACTAGCTATGAAATGCTCAAAATCATGAGAAGCCTGAACGTGGATTTAGTTGGGATGGACGTAGTGGAAGTATCTCCTCCTTACGATGTAAGCGAGGTCACTTCGCTTTTAGCAAGTTATTTACTTTACGAAGGAGCTAGTGTGAAGGCCAGAGAAACTGGAAATGAAGAGTTGCTAGAAAACGAAACTAAAAAAGAGCTAACTTAG
- a CDS encoding MBL fold metallo-hydrolase — MILELNLRFVKSFLVETRGNVFLVDSGVVGSGRKIISFLEKSGKSPSSIKTVVYTHSHGDHIGGASELKMPHNLIHEKGIDFLRKGIPKKPVLHSAPLKLLFSLGSPFFTRRSGPVFDVEKLNEGELFPGIQLVFTPGHTEDSVSIYVEDERALIVGDMLQGDKKGLKIPSIYEDLNQLRRSIEKVKEFKVEKVYVSHGISGPPRWPF; from the coding sequence ATGATCCTTGAGTTAAACCTTCGGTTCGTTAAGTCCTTTCTGGTGGAGACCAGGGGGAATGTGTTCTTGGTGGACTCGGGAGTAGTTGGTAGCGGTAGGAAGATCATTTCGTTCCTCGAGAAAAGCGGGAAGAGTCCCTCGTCGATTAAGACAGTAGTATACACACACTCCCATGGGGACCACATTGGTGGAGCGAGTGAGCTGAAAATGCCCCACAACCTCATTCACGAGAAGGGAATCGATTTCCTCAGGAAAGGAATTCCTAAGAAGCCAGTCCTCCATTCGGCTCCCCTAAAACTGTTGTTTTCCCTCGGGTCTCCGTTCTTCACCAGAAGGTCCGGTCCCGTCTTCGACGTAGAGAAGCTCAATGAGGGAGAGCTCTTCCCCGGGATCCAGTTAGTTTTCACACCCGGACATACCGAGGACTCGGTATCGATCTATGTGGAAGACGAAAGGGCGTTGATCGTGGGCGATATGTTACAGGGAGACAAGAAGGGCCTTAAGATACCGTCCATCTATGAGGACTTAAACCAGTTGAGAAGGAGCATAGAGAAAGTCAAGGAATTTAAGGTGGAGAAAGTTTACGTCTCCCACGGTATAAGCGGGCCGCCGAGATGGCCTTTCTAG
- a CDS encoding FAD-binding oxidoreductase — translation MKCLDSANFSTVNLNMKFIYDEQPNLSGCGVIRVNDEEEIDQVVKECVKEKVPIIPLGSGTTNFGQLIPNKPSLFVDLSQFNGVIDEDTTSVKVRSGTKVIDILNRLRREGKTLPVYPSSFAISTIGGFIEGGSGGPGSFKYGTHFRVLTREMDLIAYEDLKLSGKEILGVTHAWGTTGVLKEATLNIVDDQDYEMQYVPFSDLESLRKEIEVLFDQKDRVNLVSVYNKEGFTSIFGEQEEKEWILVVSSSKSIGSNLKTDEKLSFATTVRPNSKWFGAKLSLKEINVMKEVKRGVIHGEVMNHFGEPVIFMDVFTRENLKMRENKFNTVKERLLGLDKEVLNEVMELKRRVDPWDIFNPGKL, via the coding sequence ATGAAATGTTTAGATTCAGCTAACTTTAGCACAGTCAACCTTAACATGAAGTTCATTTACGATGAACAACCGAACCTCTCAGGATGTGGAGTGATCAGAGTCAATGACGAGGAAGAAATAGATCAAGTGGTCAAGGAATGCGTGAAGGAAAAGGTCCCCATCATACCTTTAGGTAGCGGAACCACGAACTTCGGGCAACTCATTCCTAACAAGCCGTCCCTTTTCGTAGATTTGAGCCAATTCAACGGGGTAATAGATGAAGACACTACCAGCGTAAAAGTGAGGTCAGGTACTAAAGTCATCGACATTTTAAACCGCCTCAGGAGGGAAGGAAAGACGTTGCCGGTATATCCAAGCAGTTTCGCGATCTCCACAATAGGAGGCTTCATAGAGGGCGGGAGCGGAGGGCCAGGGTCCTTTAAGTATGGGACACACTTCAGAGTTCTTACTAGAGAAATGGATCTGATCGCCTATGAGGACTTGAAGCTCTCAGGTAAGGAAATACTTGGAGTAACTCATGCGTGGGGAACAACTGGAGTTCTGAAGGAGGCCACCCTTAACATAGTTGATGACCAAGACTATGAAATGCAGTACGTCCCTTTCTCTGACCTAGAGTCCCTGAGGAAGGAGATCGAGGTCTTGTTCGACCAGAAAGACCGTGTAAACTTAGTGAGCGTTTACAATAAGGAAGGGTTCACCTCTATCTTCGGAGAGCAGGAAGAGAAGGAATGGATACTGGTGGTTTCGTCTTCGAAGAGCATCGGGAGTAATCTAAAAACCGACGAGAAGTTAAGCTTCGCTACGACCGTCAGGCCTAACTCTAAGTGGTTCGGAGCCAAACTGAGTTTGAAAGAAATTAACGTTATGAAGGAAGTAAAGAGAGGTGTAATACACGGTGAAGTGATGAATCACTTTGGAGAACCTGTTATATTCATGGACGTTTTCACTAGGGAAAACCTGAAAATGAGGGAGAACAAATTCAACACCGTGAAGGAGAGGTTGCTGGGACTGGACAAGGAAGTGTTGAACGAAGTGATGGAGCTGAAGAGAAGGGTCGACCCCTGGGACATATTCAACCCCGGTAAGCTGTGA
- a CDS encoding FAD-binding oxidoreductase, with product MLKKLMKTGVSFSTDPEVVAEKSSDLTRMSPELSHLSGKADLVAFPKSEEDVVKVVEVALEEHVPLVPRGAGRNNIGGVIPMKGGIILDMGGMTYHHEDEKRFMTQPGVKYFDEGMTFNARIYPSTFRDGVTIGGNFEGGCGGIGAFRYNRVWWQAESVRMVNPKGKVVSLTADDVKVAAHAEGTTGIVTEISLLKKEWANDVPVTLKFESIDDAVKFSLDAYDEYYPIYHMTLRSPRASTSMEGETGVASSGWFVIISLPEGETLEVPKKAQVVHDEGRLWERRDLFFGGIIWFFWRRLGQVFYLTRDIQVENLHELLVNVSSMSTVQVEFLRGGIAHPFLITTDSSSFNAVKKVMYSFPGRNFDLHDVKINGRLDRDHLQKIITYKKAYDKEDLFNPGKLSF from the coding sequence TTGCTGAAAAAACTGATGAAGACTGGAGTGAGCTTCTCCACCGACCCTGAGGTAGTGGCTGAGAAGTCGAGTGACCTTACAAGAATGTCGCCCGAACTATCCCACCTGTCAGGGAAGGCAGACCTAGTCGCGTTCCCCAAGAGCGAGGAAGACGTGGTCAAGGTAGTAGAAGTAGCACTAGAGGAACACGTCCCCTTGGTCCCCAGGGGAGCAGGAAGGAACAACATAGGGGGAGTCATCCCAATGAAAGGAGGGATAATACTTGACATGGGAGGGATGACATACCACCACGAGGATGAAAAGAGGTTCATGACACAGCCTGGGGTGAAATACTTCGATGAGGGGATGACGTTCAACGCTAGGATTTACCCTTCCACTTTCAGGGACGGCGTCACTATCGGGGGGAACTTCGAGGGAGGGTGCGGGGGAATAGGAGCGTTCAGGTACAACAGAGTATGGTGGCAAGCTGAGAGTGTAAGGATGGTAAATCCTAAGGGGAAGGTGGTGAGCCTCACTGCAGACGACGTGAAGGTAGCTGCCCACGCTGAGGGCACCACGGGAATAGTAACGGAGATCTCGTTACTCAAGAAAGAGTGGGCCAATGACGTCCCGGTAACCCTCAAGTTCGAGTCAATTGATGATGCAGTGAAGTTCTCTTTGGACGCATATGACGAGTATTACCCTATATATCACATGACGTTGAGGTCACCTAGGGCTTCCACCTCGATGGAGGGAGAGACCGGAGTTGCGTCGAGCGGTTGGTTTGTAATAATTTCCCTTCCTGAAGGGGAAACATTGGAAGTCCCAAAGAAAGCTCAGGTTGTCCACGATGAAGGTAGGCTGTGGGAAAGGAGAGACCTCTTCTTTGGAGGGATAATATGGTTCTTCTGGAGGCGGCTTGGACAAGTGTTTTACCTGACCAGGGACATTCAAGTGGAGAACTTACATGAACTCCTCGTTAATGTGTCGTCCATGTCTACAGTTCAGGTTGAGTTCCTGAGGGGAGGGATAGCGCATCCTTTTCTGATAACGACTGACTCGAGCTCTTTCAATGCGGTTAAGAAGGTAATGTATTCCTTCCCTGGGCGCAACTTCGACCTTCACGACGTGAAGATAAACGGTAGGCTCGACAGAGACCACCTCCAGAAAATAATCACGTATAAGAAAGCTTACGATAAGGAGGACTTGTTCAACCCGGGGAAATTATCTTTTTAG
- a CDS encoding FAD-binding oxidoreductase, with protein sequence MDTTFVMERLRKEGVNVTDDSVLVNEKSKDWSFVSPRLSHLSGKADLVAFPKSEEDVVKVVEVALEEHVPLVPRGAGYGTVGGAVPLKGGILIDMSLMKEVISDEDTVRAQAGAPFSFRARVYPTIWSKTSVGGYFCGGSWGIGSYQYGPNWDQVTEIRMVNPKGKLVTLRGGDVKVAAHAEGTTGIVTELKILTRDEEDQSKIILFDSLQDASKFIEKIYDDEVPLYHMTLRSPEMGKATEKSVGYYTGKWELLVVYPKDSTVYFDGMDGSPLWSKRNMFFAAVYVNMHAMRKNVYYSQYHIPIEDMTSAIESVKSAKPIVESEFASDGKAHTYFLTEDVESFLVIEKIMGTSTFNLHDIRIDGRLPRNHLHRIKTYKKAYDKEDLFNPGKVGI encoded by the coding sequence ATGGATACGACTTTTGTAATGGAGAGGTTAAGAAAAGAAGGAGTGAACGTAACTGATGACAGTGTTTTGGTGAACGAGAAATCAAAGGACTGGAGCTTCGTCTCTCCCAGACTATCCCACCTGTCAGGGAAGGCAGACCTAGTCGCGTTCCCCAAGAGCGAGGAAGACGTGGTCAAGGTAGTAGAAGTAGCACTAGAGGAACACGTCCCCTTGGTCCCCAGGGGAGCAGGTTACGGTACTGTGGGAGGAGCAGTCCCGCTCAAGGGAGGGATACTCATAGACATGTCATTGATGAAGGAAGTCATCTCAGATGAAGACACGGTGAGGGCCCAAGCGGGAGCACCTTTCTCCTTCAGGGCAAGGGTATATCCTACGATATGGTCTAAGACAAGCGTCGGAGGGTACTTCTGTGGCGGTTCCTGGGGTATAGGGTCTTACCAATACGGACCTAACTGGGACCAAGTCACAGAGATAAGGATGGTCAACCCTAAGGGAAAACTGGTCACCCTCAGGGGAGGAGACGTGAAGGTAGCTGCCCACGCTGAGGGCACCACGGGAATAGTAACGGAGCTAAAGATCTTGACCAGGGATGAAGAGGACCAGTCCAAGATAATCCTCTTCGATTCTCTTCAGGACGCGTCTAAGTTCATAGAGAAGATATACGATGACGAGGTCCCCCTATACCACATGACCCTGAGGTCTCCCGAGATGGGCAAGGCTACCGAGAAGTCTGTTGGGTATTACACCGGGAAGTGGGAACTCTTGGTCGTTTACCCCAAGGATTCCACAGTTTATTTTGACGGAATGGACGGAAGCCCTCTTTGGAGCAAGCGAAACATGTTCTTTGCCGCGGTATACGTTAACATGCACGCGATGAGAAAGAACGTCTATTACAGTCAATACCACATTCCGATAGAGGACATGACCTCGGCAATCGAGAGCGTGAAATCGGCTAAACCCATAGTGGAGTCTGAATTCGCCAGTGACGGAAAGGCTCACACGTACTTCCTGACCGAAGACGTCGAGTCATTTCTAGTAATAGAGAAAATAATGGGCACATCGACTTTCAACTTACATGACATAAGAATAGATGGCAGACTTCCAAGGAACCACCTCCACAGGATAAAAACTTACAAGAAAGCTTACGATAAGGAGGACTTGTTCAACCCGGGGAAAGTAGGGATTTAG
- a CDS encoding thiamine pyrophosphate-binding protein yields the protein MLGEKVYKFLSLLSDRIYGNPGTTELSFLREKPDEFKYFLALQDGIAVGMAEGYYLKEDRLGIVNLHASPGLSNAMGFINTARADRVPLLIITGQQTSDYLIDEPRLYGDLTSMARPFVKASFEARREEEVLRYLERASKISLTPPYGPTMVSIPEDLQRKEYEAEPKFSHVVDVCCGEEVVKQVMKRFNSCKKVAVVAGYEIDVTNAHDELNEFVTRANVPVFAEPFASRSPFDGNQSFFMGDLPRRSSEINKVLGDFSLILIVGGSVNNVLFPDDSSLRDKEVIQVTMDWEEASKRPWETVVCNPKHFLKMAKGMVSTHEIVPRRVETKQTPADKIFLELSKYSEKYAIFDEVPSYRESLRKALSYRRRSFFANRAGFIGWAIPASFGYASAGGKSLAVVGDGSFNYSFQALWSAQKYGGVMKVLVVNNQGYNSLRGWSNMNSDVLSPETSPWKLASSYGFESKEFDDYRRGIEWLMSDEAQKMVEIRVQ from the coding sequence ATGCTCGGGGAAAAAGTTTACAAATTCTTGAGCCTCCTTTCTGACAGGATATATGGAAACCCAGGTACTACCGAACTATCTTTTTTAAGGGAGAAACCGGACGAGTTCAAGTACTTCCTAGCCCTTCAGGACGGCATTGCGGTGGGGATGGCTGAGGGTTACTATCTGAAGGAAGACAGGTTAGGCATAGTGAACCTTCATGCTTCCCCCGGGTTGTCTAATGCAATGGGGTTCATTAACACCGCGAGGGCGGACAGGGTTCCCTTACTCATCATAACTGGACAACAGACCTCAGATTACCTGATCGATGAGCCAAGACTCTACGGAGATTTGACCTCCATGGCTAGGCCTTTCGTGAAGGCGTCGTTTGAGGCCAGGCGGGAAGAAGAGGTCCTAAGATACCTAGAGAGGGCTTCGAAGATCTCCCTGACTCCACCTTACGGGCCAACCATGGTTTCTATCCCTGAAGACCTACAGAGGAAGGAATACGAGGCAGAGCCGAAGTTCTCTCATGTCGTAGACGTCTGTTGTGGGGAAGAGGTCGTTAAACAAGTCATGAAAAGGTTCAACTCATGTAAGAAGGTCGCAGTCGTAGCAGGTTACGAGATAGATGTGACTAATGCTCACGACGAGCTGAACGAGTTCGTGACACGCGCTAACGTCCCCGTTTTCGCCGAACCTTTCGCGTCCAGATCACCATTCGACGGGAATCAGTCCTTCTTCATGGGAGACTTACCTAGGAGAAGCAGTGAGATAAACAAGGTGTTAGGAGACTTCTCCCTGATCTTGATCGTAGGAGGGAGCGTGAACAACGTCCTCTTCCCCGACGATTCGTCACTCAGAGACAAGGAGGTAATACAAGTGACCATGGACTGGGAGGAGGCTAGCAAGAGACCTTGGGAAACTGTCGTGTGTAACCCGAAACACTTCTTGAAGATGGCTAAGGGAATGGTATCCACACACGAGATTGTTCCTAGAAGGGTGGAAACCAAGCAGACACCTGCAGACAAGATATTCCTTGAGCTGAGTAAGTACTCGGAGAAGTACGCTATCTTCGACGAGGTCCCTTCTTATAGGGAGTCACTGAGGAAAGCGTTAAGCTACAGGAGGAGGTCCTTCTTCGCTAATAGGGCCGGTTTCATAGGGTGGGCAATCCCAGCCTCATTCGGATATGCATCAGCGGGAGGTAAGTCCCTTGCCGTAGTCGGAGACGGGAGTTTCAACTACAGTTTCCAAGCCTTGTGGAGCGCGCAGAAGTACGGGGGCGTGATGAAAGTCCTCGTGGTGAACAACCAAGGTTATAACTCGTTAAGGGGGTGGTCTAACATGAACTCTGACGTTCTCTCCCCCGAGACTTCCCCTTGGAAGTTGGCTTCCAGCTACGGTTTCGAATCCAAAGAGTTCGACGATTACAGGAGAGGGATAGAGTGGCTCATGTCAGACGAGGCACAGAAGATGGTGGAGATAAGAGTTCAGTAA
- the cpsA gene encoding carboxypeptidase CpsA: protein MNDLVKKAEKFQKEIIRIRREIHENPELSYKEEKTSSLVIETLRSLGVEVQTNVGLPTAVVGRLKGKGKGSTVALRADMDALPVKEETDLPFKSKVDGVMHACGHDTHVSMLLGAAMILSEEEFPGEVRLLFQPAEEDGGKGGAKPMIEAGAMKGVDYVFGIHISSSYPSGVFATRKGAFMAVPDSFTIRVHGRGGHGSAPHETVDPIHTSVQIANALYSVNRLVNPTKPFVLSITNIHSGTTDNVIPDEAFMQGTIRSLDEDVRTRALQYVKDVVSSTCSVYGAECEVKFMEDPYPITFNDPDVTEEVMNTLREISTVVETNPILGAEDFSRYLQVAPGTFFFLGTRNEKKGCVYPNHSSQFCVDEDVLKLGAAAYASLALKFTKEERKKVNDQGKR, encoded by the coding sequence ATGAATGATTTAGTGAAAAAGGCAGAGAAGTTTCAGAAGGAAATCATCAGGATAAGGAGGGAAATCCACGAGAACCCTGAGCTTTCCTACAAGGAAGAGAAGACGTCTTCGCTCGTGATCGAGACATTACGTTCCCTTGGGGTAGAGGTCCAGACCAACGTAGGTTTACCTACTGCAGTAGTCGGTAGGTTAAAGGGTAAAGGAAAGGGAAGCACGGTAGCCCTCAGGGCAGACATGGACGCGCTTCCGGTGAAAGAGGAGACAGACCTGCCATTCAAGTCCAAGGTGGACGGCGTGATGCACGCCTGCGGTCACGACACTCATGTGTCAATGCTTCTGGGAGCTGCAATGATACTTTCAGAGGAGGAATTCCCAGGAGAGGTCAGGCTCCTTTTCCAGCCCGCAGAGGAGGACGGGGGTAAGGGAGGCGCCAAGCCCATGATAGAGGCTGGCGCTATGAAGGGAGTAGACTACGTCTTCGGGATACACATCTCCTCTTCCTACCCTTCCGGGGTCTTCGCGACTAGGAAGGGAGCTTTCATGGCAGTCCCTGACTCCTTCACCATCAGAGTACATGGCAGGGGAGGACACGGTTCAGCTCCCCATGAGACTGTTGACCCGATCCATACTTCAGTCCAAATAGCTAACGCGTTATACAGCGTGAACCGTTTGGTGAACCCGACTAAACCTTTCGTGCTCTCCATAACCAACATCCACTCCGGGACGACGGACAACGTGATCCCTGACGAAGCCTTTATGCAGGGCACAATCAGGAGCTTAGACGAAGACGTTAGGACGAGGGCCTTACAGTACGTTAAAGACGTGGTGTCATCAACGTGCTCAGTGTACGGTGCCGAGTGCGAAGTTAAGTTCATGGAAGACCCTTACCCTATCACGTTCAATGACCCTGATGTCACTGAGGAAGTAATGAACACCTTGAGGGAGATATCTACAGTAGTTGAGACCAACCCGATCCTGGGAGCTGAGGACTTCTCAAGGTACCTGCAGGTTGCCCCGGGGACGTTCTTCTTCCTCGGAACTAGAAACGAGAAGAAGGGTTGCGTATATCCTAACCACAGTTCCCAGTTCTGCGTTGATGAGGACGTACTGAAGCTCGGGGCTGCAGCATACGCTTCCCTTGCTCTCAAGTTCACGAAGGAGGAGAGGAAAAAAGTGAATGATCAAGGAAAACGCTAG